CTTTTTCCTTGCCATCCAGTCTGTCGTCGAAACCGAggcttcctctttctttctctgtcgccacCACCATCTCGCTTtgttgcgtcttctcttcctccttctctgccgccttcaTTCTCCCCTCCGTCcgagtgtctccttcgctttctcctctacGCGTACACTCACTCGTTGCCTGCTCCGTCAACTCTCCGTCGGCTCTGTCGCCGTCCTGTTGAACTTCTTTCCACGCTTCGCCTCGTTCGCATCCCAGCGCCGCCTCGTATATAAGCCGAGTCCGCTgggcgagagaagctgcaaCGCTTTCGTACAGTCTCCGCGGCCGCAAGAAGTCGCAAAGGCGTCGCAGCATCTCTCGTCCTCGTGTCTCCTgagagcgacgaagcagCAAAGGCGAAAGTGGACcggcgcgaagaaggagacaagccaAAAACGACGCAGGAGCGCGAGCAACGAGACAAGACGAACGTCTACGGCGATGGCGAAGCgcaacaaagaaaagaaaagagaactggagaagaaacgggtCACGGCGCTGCTCAGTccgggagaaagaaaaccgtTTTTTCATGCGTCGAGACACACTTTTGGAAGACGTTGAACACAAAAGCCGAGAGAACCAGGGCAGCGCCTGCAAGCGAGGTCCGCGGCAGACGGAGCAGAAAATACGCAACAGCCTCTCTGAGAGGGAACAACATCTCCGATAGAACCTGCTGGAAGGAAGTCAGGAAGGCGCCTCATCTTCGCAAGCCACCGAGGGGCTTGTCGCATCTGTTCCTGGTACTGTGCGAGGAACCTTGAGTCGTTCGGTCCTCCGTTCTTCCCTCGCAGACTCCATCCCGGAGCTTCTTCTGTAACCAGATGTTGATCGCCAGCCCAGGCACCAGCTGTTTCTGAAGGGAATCTGAGCAGACGCTCGAGCGCCAGCGCGACTCGCTGGAGACTCTGGTTTCATGCTCACCATCATGCGGCGTTCTGCCTGAAAGAAATCGAGGAGAAGGTCGACAAGTCTGTTAAACACTCCCTCGCGCTCGTCGGTGAGTTGGGCGATGATTTGGAGAGCAAGGTGGCTgatttcttcgtcttctctctcgctgatcttcctctgcctccttgcGCCGCTGTGTCGCGCGAGCCGAGCTGCACCGCCGGCTTCCCCCCAAAGGCTCTCTCCAGTGTTTGCACTCCACCGTCGTCTCCGCCGAGCAAGCAGGTCCCCTGGGTTCCTTCGCGAGTCTCCGAAACTGCCTTTGCCCTCTTCTGCGACCGCCGGCGAGGCCGCGGCACGCGCAAAGGCCTGAGGAAgcggcgctgcatgcgcggggGAGACGTCGAgtcccgcctctctctccgtctctctctccgcaaATCTCAGGGCGACGAGGGCCGCGCGGAGGACGAGGACGTCCAGGTCCTCCGCAAAAATGGCGGCACTGTGCtcgagcagaagaagcagcagccactgcagacagaggagacgtACGACTCGGCTTGCCTCCCGGGAAGGACTCAGCGTTTCCGACAGAGCctctggagacgcagcgagcgacgaagaggctcCGAAAGCCGCGGAAGGCGCATGGAGGTCAAGGTGGAACACCAAAACGTACACAACTTGTCGGACGTCGAAGGCGAAGCCTTTCGTCAACATCTGCACACACAAGAGGACGGGACTGTGGTCCAGGTTTGATGGAGGCCTCGCATCTCCGCGGAGGACTGAGGcgatcgagagagagagagacacggatcTCTGCCGATCACGGCGCCTAGAAACTTTTCTATCACCGACGGCATCTTGTCGACGGGGCTCTTTCTACCGTTATGTATCTCGACCTCTCTGGGTTTGCCTTCGCCGGGATCCCCTTGTCTGTATCgatcttcctcgcttttttgGGTCTTTCCCTGGGTCTCCATGCCCGTCTCTGGGTCTGCAAATGCCGTTGCATGCACtaaaagaaacgaggaaagagtggagagaaacgtagcagagaagaggggaaggcgacgaggagacgaatGCAGCTGCGGCAGGCAGAAGGTTCCTCCGTCGCTCTGCGCGCGCGCTCTggggaaacgcagagatCCCGTCCCCACCACAAAAGCGcagtgagagaagaacactgcacaactgaagaaaagtggacgagagaagacagggcGAGACATGcgcgaaagcagaggaagcagcagaggacaGCAACTGAGGCAGGCCGCGTACACgacagagcaagaagagaaaaaggagttccgttggagacagagaaagcgggGAGACACGAGCTTTCCAGAAAGACCACAGACGAagtccagagagacagcgaagagagtTCCAGGAGAAAGACTACATCCCAGTAACCGGAGAAGGCACTGTCGCAAGTCGtagaaacaagaaagagaactcACCTTGAAGAGAAGATGTTGGTGATTCTGCAGAGCAAGTCGGCGAATCTCTGCGACGACAAAGTGCAGAAGTCAAATATGACACCTAAAAACCTATCACTTCAGTGTTGGACTATAACAATCTCAACaagtgcagagaaaagcgaactGCGGATCTTGTCAGGCTTCCTTTCGCGAGGTGAACTTCATCTTCGTTCGTTATCTGCAGTGCCTTCCAAACGCCACTGACGCGTCGACTTTCAGGCAGTTTCTAGGACATCACCGCTGCCTTCCGAGCACCAGTCGTCACTTGGCTTCCTGGTTCTCGAGAGTCTCCACTTGCCGGAGGTTCCGCCTCCATCGCGCTGAGATGACataccttcttctctgtccgcCACACACTGCAGGACGCTGTCGACAATCTGCGGGAAGAGAGGCTGcgccggagaaagagaaaacaaggagacagatgcaggggaaaggagacaggtggagacacagagaggagaggaagagaaaaggtcGAGACACACAGCCACAGCACTACACAGGTAGAAAAACAGGCGGCGGCAGACGAGGTgagacagcaggagacagagacagacatggGAAGACAGCCCGACgcggggagagacagccagACACAACGAGATAGAGACACGACGGGGAGACAGgttgagagagaaagagaggggcagggacaggagaagacagagaggaagagacacagacgaaggGGGACAGAGAAGCTCGCATTCTCTTCACAGTCAGAAAAACGCTCTTCTGTCACTGGGGTTTCCCTAGAAGAAGCATGGCTTCTTTCTGGGACTCTTCGCTTGTTTGATTGTTTCTAAAGTTGGAGACATGACTGTTTTTCCTCGCCCTCAcctccagttctctctgAAGAGCCATCTGCCACAGGTGACGTTTATgattctcgtcttcttcgtcagctCCGCCTTCGACATCATTTTCTTCTACATtatcttctgtcttttctgctATCGCGCTGCcatcttctccacttccatcttcttcacgttccttctcttcggggtcgtctctgtctgccgcTTCTTGTTGCATGCCTTCTCGTCCGCTCTGCGTGCGGCCGCTGCCTTTCTCGTTTGCGGTTTCTTTGTTCCTtcgcttttcgtttttcaggCGTCTCTCCACCTCCTGCCTGTTGTCGCTGAGAGTCTCCGCGGTcggcgaggacgaggcggcAGCGGCAGGTGCAGggtggagagcgagggagaggatCGCATGCAGCCATACGAGAGCTGTGAGACGCGAGAACGACTCGCGGCTGCGCAGACACCTGAGGACGATTCGCGCGACGGATGTCAAAACGGTGACTTCCgctgaaacgcagagaggaggacggGAAGCACAGCGAGTGGAGACGGGCACcaaaaacgcgaaagaagcaaaagacTGCACGAGAGATGAGAGGCGCGGAGAGGACAGGAAGGAACGACCAGGAAGACTCAGGGCGAAGGAAGCacggagaacgaggaaacaagagaaaaggcttctgaagcagaaagagcgaaggagaaagagagagggagacaaagagaaagaaagagaaagagaagaaaaagcgggAAAACGTGAGAAGAACGGCGGCTCCCGCGGGGACAGGCGTTGTGGACGGGGACGACAGAACGGCCAGTGGAGGTCAGCGGAGggaagcgaaacgcagaaaacacagagtGGATGAGACGCTCAGTCACATCCCGAACACAAAAGGaacgagaaaccgagagaagacagaaatcgagcagagaaacagggcCAGAAGCAACCACAGCCACCACAGACAAGAAGTCGTTTTTAAAAGGAACCGAGGAAACGACCGAGAGACCTCTCTTGCCTACTTTCGCATCCACTGGCTTTGACGTCTTCCAGGAGGCCGGCAATGCATGCATCCGCAGCATGTCGAATATCCCTGCGACGAACAGGAACTGCGTTGCAAGGCCCACCATTTCAAGACGACGGGTCATGCAAAACAGTTCCCCCCTctcggaaaagagacaagacatTCGCATGCACctgaagagcgagacagggCCATTCCTGCGCTCAACAGTGTCCCCTTCTTGCCGTGTCTGGACAGCTCGACCAAGGGCGTTTCCCCAACACCCCTCACTCTGGCCTATGTCCACAGAGAGGTATACACGACGCAACGTTCGCAAAAACTCCCATAGACTTTTACCTATCTGTGCTAACCTACCTACACTCATCTATCTGCCTTATCTACACATCTTTTGATCTCGATATCATATCTGAGTCTACCAATCGATCTACCTGTATCCCTCTATCTAGACCTCTCTATCTAGACTCTCTGTGAGGATCTGTCTCTCTAGATCGACATATCTCTCTTGACCGCTTGTTCTGTACCCCTCTATCTCTACatctgtatctctctgtagaaagaagagagaagcctgACAGTGCACACATGCGAGCGAATACGAAAACGCAGCGGACCTGTTTGTGTCGCCCAGCATCTCGAAGAGGCTCTCAAGAAAAAGCTGAAGATGCTGAAGCATGTCCGTCTCTGTTGAGACCCGCAAAGACAAAGAGCAAACAGCGTCTAGATGTGGATCTGAGAGATGCCAATCGATTACCACGACATTCACACGACACGGTTCACCAAGTAAAAGATAGACactgacatatatatatatttatgtatatatttatgtatatatttatgtatatatttatgtatatatttatgtatatatttttgtatatatttttgtatatatttttgtatatatttatgtatatatttatgtatatatttatgtatatatttttgtatatatttatgtatatatttttgtatatatttttgtatatatttatgtacatgtatacatgcagaTAAAACGTGTATTTGTGCGTGGCGGCGGCAGATCTACGTGCCGAGGAGTAGCTGCCTTTGCGTCGGtctttgtgcatgcatgtgcgttTCTAGGTAGATGTCTACAGGTTTCTTCTAGATTCACGCGCATGgggacgcatgcatcgcACATTCTAAAAATTCGAGATACGGGAGGACACTGGCTGCatgtcgatgcatgcatgcatttctctctgtgcatgcaattTCACGAAAACACACACTTCAACCACATGCTTGCGAGAAGCTGAGACGGCACAGCTTCGCTCATCGCCacggctttcttctttgtgcATCGACGAAGttggaaacagaagaagagagaaacgaaaaaacagagaaaaaaggaacagGCGATCAAAACCGACACTTACCTGGAACAGAATCAAGGAGGGAAATCCAGGAAAGCTGCACGGCGCAAGAAAtcgcagaaacgaaacacaaGGGCTTCAAGGCATCCCCACAAACTTCTACATTTACATTTACACATGTGAGTACAGGTACTCACATGCATGAAGAGACTCTGCGTACTCGTGGTGACCTGATTCAGTCTAGATACGTCATTCTGCACTCTAAACCAtgggagagaaacagctcGGACAAGCAAGTTGGAGGATCTGGAAAAAACTGTCTTCAGTTctcctgtctgtttcttcttagaagagttgcttcttctgcgtttttccgaAGTGCCTTCTCGGTTTACTCGCCCTGGTGCGTCCATGATGCTCGTGGAGGAGAACAACCCCCAGCACAGGACAGTTTCAAGTtctctgttgtttttttttcgttccgTACTCCTCGTCTGCATGCCCTTCCATGTCATGCGCATCCACCGTCTTTGCCCTTATTCTTAGATCTCCGACGCCAacgtctgcttccttctcgttcgcttctttttcggctgtttcttcttcgttttcttcttctgtcctcttcctctctgccgcctgttcctctctgtttaCAGACGACgccgtctgctctcttcgtcgtctgaTTCGGACTGATTCACCGTCTTTCTGCCTTCCAGTTccggtctcttttctgcgttttctttttgccTCTTCCGGCCCCAGGCTCACTGCAAGAAGCTTGATGAACGGACTTTTCACTCGACAGCGCTTGaccaagagaagaaggaattcttcttttcctgccCAGCCGCTCGCGGACACAAAGATCTCCTTCAGCAGGCGATCCACGAAGACGACTCCGCCTCTGACGTCGAGGTCCACGTCGCCGTACAGCTGCgcgcgaaggaaaacgaaagacaaCCGCTTGGTGCACTGCGTCGCACTCGAGGAGCCAGGCTCGCATCGAAGGCCATCGTGGATCAACAGTGTTTCTGTATGTGCGAAtctcgaggagagaagagaaaaagttcACACCCGCGCAGTCACCGGAAGACGCAGCGACAGGgccgacagaggagaagaagccatTTCGGAATCCAAGCAGTGTTTGGGACATCTCGATTAGGCAAGAACTCTCTGTCCAGCGACTGCACTTCAAGACTCAGAGAGACCCGATGGCCTCTGTTGAACAACGAAGACCGGCCTCGCCGATCTCGTAAAGCGACCAAGCAGTGCAGACAAACGCACTTTGCAAATGCCATCGAAAATGTCGTTGAGGAAAGGGAGTGCCGACGTTTGGGCGACTTTGAGGACGTTGTACAAAGCCTGAGGCGTACATACACCACAAACGAGAGAGCGCACAAGCTTGCGAAACactgaaaagaagacagacgctTTCCACCATGCGAACGATACTCTGCTGTACGCgtcgagaagagcgaagtaACAACTGCACCCCGCAGAGCGGTCATTCTGTGCAGTCCTCGTCACCAAGAAAAGCCATTTATGAAGAGTCTGGCTTGccctcctctgtgtctcttaGGGATGTCCGCTGATGCGTTTCGGCAAGTCAGTTGGACCCGTTCCCTTTCCCGCGCGTCTTCGTgatctttcttctttgtctctgtgttcttctctctccgagaAACTgcctcttttcgtctcttttcctcgcctgcctctcctcgctcctgtctcctttttcctcgcgtctcctctctccttcacggcttcctcgttcgcgctgttccccttcttcttcttcccctcgtcTCTTGTTCGCATGTGGAgctgcgtcctctcttcttcgtcatctcTCCCTCCAGTGTCCCCctgttcttctgcgtctcctccttctgttcctcctgttccttctgTTCGTCCTGTtcgttctgtttcttcttctccacttcgccttctcctttttcttcctctttttctttttctgtccgcgcttctctcgtgcGTCCTTCCACTGTCCTCAGTTGGCTTGCCTCGCAGGCGTAGTAGCGGACGCGGGACTCAGGGTCCGAGAAGGCTCGCAGCAGCGGCGGCAGCAGGAATGGCAGAAAATGCGAGACTTGTGCctggcagaaaaaaaggagaagacacggCCGTTCAGTACCTCTGTCTCATGCCCCATTTGCCTGCCGTTCACAGACCTCACCggcgcttcgcttctctccccttttcattcctctccgtctcctctcgctgtgtGTACGTGAGCTTCTGCGGCTGGCATGGCGGGGGTCACCGACGTCGATGAAGAACGTTTCGGGAGATCCAGGACTTGcgtcgaaaaaaaaacgcctTCCGCTTACTTCCAGGGCAATGGCGACGGACGCGAGGGCGACGAGGCCTCCCTTCCTGTGATTCGGGAGCCCCTGGAGCAGAAACTCTTTGTCGAGAACGGCGACGATGTGCAGCAGTTTCGCGTCTTCAGCCTCGATCTGTGCTGCCAccggcgcttcttcgctctgctgtGTCTCGCAGAGACGCGCCCGGTCCCTGAGTCCGCGCGCTCGagcggcttcttcgcgtccGGACGCGCCAGTCTCCGTTCGCGCgcgtggaggcgaagagacactcTGAGACGGAGCCTCGACTCGAGActgcagccgcgccgcagccTCGGCCCTCCGGTGTACGAGGCGACGCACCAACGCCTCGACTTCGTGCGcagccgccttcctcttctcctgaCTTTTGTCTCCCAGGGCGCGCAGAATCTGCGGAGACAAGAGCTCCCCTGGATGCCCAGCCTGGGAGCCGGCAGACAGCGCAGCCGAGGCCGAGTCGCGCGACAAAGAAAACATCTTGagcagcgaaaagaagaaagcgagaacgagaagagggacGAGGCCAGGACGGTGCGAGGGCGACCAAAGGAAAACAGGAGGGataaagaggaaaacaggagcgataaagaggaaaacaggagggataaagaggaaaacaggagggatagaaaagagagagagagaacaagagggaagaaggatgACTCTCTTTCGGtatttctccttttctctctcactcggcctctctctctcctttcgggACCTGCGTtgcgtccttcctctttcctctccgctctGCTTCCATTATCTCTCGTCTCCGAACGCTTtgagttctcttctctcctgtagACTCTTGTtcgcaggcgaagagaaggagaaaaggaaggaccCGCCCTTCTGCGATAGATTTCCGAAGCGTTTATGTCTGAAGCCCCAGCTGTATCAGGTTAGAGAGAGGAGATCGAGGAGGGAGCGGAGGAATACGGGAGAGTAAGAGAAAAtcggagaacaagaaagagagaaaagcctcAACCTACAAAGGCCGgacacagcgaagacgaggcgcgacggcgacagagacggaaagaaggggagaaaaagagactcgccagcaaaggaaaaagaaagccgaggaagcgaagggcagcagaacgagaacgaagaaaagaaagttATGAGAGGAggaatgaagaagaggaagagacgctcCGAACGTATGAGGCAGttgtcgaagaagaggtcgaagaaaagaagaaaaacgaggacgcCAGCGTGTATCTTTCACAGGAAGGCACGGACAACTCAGCCTCGACGAGGCGAGCTCTCGTCGCCACAGAGGGATCAGAAACATGTAAAAATCACAGTAAAGATGGACGAAacagaacgagggagaaggcgaaggagagaaagaagacgacgccgGGCTCAGGATTTACCACAGTTCGTTCTCCGTTGATCATTTataaagaggagaaggaaacgagggatCACAGTTTAGGAAGGAACTGGCCTTTTACGACGAAAGGAAAGGAACCTCTTCTGTGAAACAGAACAGATACGCCAGATCTCGAGTCCGGTGTCCCGCTACACACTTCCGTTTTCTagttttttctgcctttttttctcttgtctctccttgtctccctccatctctctcgcctgcagcGAGACAGTCGGCAGGCGCGCGTCTGGCGCTGCACCGTCgaccgaggaggagaagagaagagaaaagggaacaAAAGGCactctgaagaaggaaatctgcagagaagaaacgctcgTTTCCTCACTCGCTCGTGGAGAGAAATCTGgagtttctcctcttcgcttggGACCTCTCGCCCTCCCGCTGCGctcccgtttttctcttcagcctCGAGACAAAACGAGTGCCTGGTGTCTCCGCGCTTTTCGCGTCCTGTGCtcacttttttcctctctcttgccgtctccttcttctctttctctctgtttcccctaGTCGACCGTTGGAgtttgctcttctcccttctcagCCGACCCCCTGCGTCTtatcgtttctctttttctccagttttctgtgtctccttgtctGTCCCTGATGTTCCGCTTCCCCTCCTCTGCGCCGCccatctttcttctcttctcttctttccccctCATGCTTCGTTTCCaagttctctctcgtccttgcAGGCGTTCGGTCtcgagtcttcttcttcttccacagGACAGGAAGTatttcgtcctctcctgACTCCGCAGACCTCTCCTTTCCCCTACGCGTCGCCTTTGCCTCCctttgtcgtcttctttttgtgAACTACGTCtggctttctcttccgctggATGCGCGGCGACatggaagcggagagagagggaagaacgcACACTTGAGAACTTCAACAAGAGCCCCGCGACTGTGCTTCCGAAAAAAGaatcgtcttctccgcctgtcTGTTCCGCTTGTACGCTTTGCCTTCCTTGTCCTTTTactctcgctttc
This window of the Toxoplasma gondii ME49 chromosome VI, whole genome shotgun sequence genome carries:
- a CDS encoding HEAT repeat-containing protein (encoded by transcript TGME49_244040), producing MFSLSRDSASAALSAGSQAGHPGELLSPQILRALGDKSQEKRKAAAHEVEALVRRLVHRRAEAAARLQSRVEAPSQSVSSPPRARTETGASGREEAARARGLRDRARLCETQQSEEAPVAAQIEAEDAKLLHIVAVLDKEFLLQGLPNHRKGGLVALASVAIALEAQVSHFLPFLLPPLLRAFSDPESRVRYYACEALYNVLKVAQTSALPFLNDIFDGICKLYGDVDLDVRGGVVFVDRLLKEIFVSASGWAGKEEFLLLLVKRCRVKSPFIKLLALSWISLLDSVPETDMLQHLQLFLESLFEMLGDTNRDIRHAADACIAGLLEDVKASGCETEVTVLTSVARIVLRCLRSRESFSRLTALVWLHAILSLALHPAPAAAASSSPTAETLSDNRQEVERRLKNEKRRNKETANEKGSGRTQSGREGMQQEAADRDDPEEKEREEDGSGEDGSAIAEKTEDNVEENDVEGGADEEDENHKRHLWQMALQRELEPLFPQIVDSVLQCVADREEEIRRLALQNHQHLLFKMLTKGFAFDVRQVVYVLVFHLDLHAPSAAFGASSSLAASPEALSETLSPSREASRVVRLLCLQWLLLLLLEHSAAIFAEDLDVLVLRAALVALRFAERETEREAGLDVSPAHAAPLPQAFARAAASPAVAEEGKGSFGDSRRNPGDLLARRRRRWSANTGESLWGEAGGAARLARHSGARRQRKISEREDEEISHLALQIIAQLTDEREGVFNRLVDLLLDFFQAERRMMETRGREMLRRLCDFLRPRRLYESVAASLAQRTRLIYEAALGCERGEAWKEVQQDGDRADGELTEQATSECTRRGESEGDTRTEGRMKAAEKEEEKTQQSEMVVATEKERGSLGFDDRLDGKEKGEGVCCAAETLQFMHQVVQVFNWILLSAAETQELREEMLQDPDAKLFRRLLPAWMHNPVATLALSLRMRQHRLALTLVQRLATIGNLPLQVYVQLDQLVLLFESPAFVSVRLLLLRPQEHPDLVQALLGLSLLLPQNGAYELLHRRLSLLVCSAASSLSPSLGGFSSASATGQQSLSATSGSGQLQLSEEPACVSLEGQKPRRSGGRCPFLVSNSAQKRTTQFYQFNQRICFASLGETISICRAFFSSTSIHSTVSNLCPLIEIRGIQTTCTSYTSLKSGAYTRTKPTPPIDTWMLKFRSANPCRRLQLYIAFQT